From Haloarcula sp. CBA1127, a single genomic window includes:
- a CDS encoding VWA domain-containing protein, with translation MVVLGDGKKASQEVPFAAVVGQRDLKDGLLAVATDDDLDGLLVRGEKGTAKSTAVRALADLLPEQRAIADCPYGCPPDRPDEQCENCRTRSDPTVETRSVPLVTLPLGATRDRVVGTLSVADALDGDHEFDPGLLARANRGILYVDEVNLLDDHLVDVLLDAAASGQNRVERDGVTVTHPAEFTLVGTMNPEEGDLRPQLRDRFALQTEVSACEDLDDRVAIIDQALGEGDDEERQTEPDRSPGERLRTARDLLPGVDLAREFREQIAELCRDAGLDGHRGDIATARAARTFAALDGRTTVLESDIERAAEFALPHRLTSRPFEDAPDVDDVLDDHFEDEEGDSEQESADSGESDDEEGDANGDEEEAADGEPENGGSDPAGNEDRSEQQEQQPDNGEQSNDDGDEESGERGEQPTPASADSDGERQEAEAGDGEGEAGDEGEEGESDPENATPLLPGQSRAAVGDSGAPDVDAPSVDTDGGSASGRASATGTKRGATVRTERAGRDDEVDAAASVRAAASRGSGRVESRDLRKSVRAGDAETLVVFAVDASASMRPAMKAAKGTVLELLKDAYQARDQVAFVTFAGEGADVVLPPTDSVSLAARHLKDLPTGDRTPLPDGLTAAREVLDRADPDAGVVIVVTDGRANTADGSPVAATRTAARALGEAANRTVVVNAGEAGRAGLLDLVAEETDASVVSLDALTAERVNAVAGDQ, from the coding sequence ATGGTTGTACTCGGCGACGGCAAAAAAGCTTCGCAGGAGGTCCCCTTCGCGGCCGTAGTGGGCCAGCGGGACCTCAAAGACGGGTTGCTGGCCGTCGCGACGGACGACGACCTCGACGGGTTGCTGGTGCGTGGTGAGAAGGGGACAGCGAAGTCGACGGCAGTGCGCGCGCTCGCCGACCTACTGCCCGAACAGCGGGCAATCGCGGACTGTCCCTACGGGTGTCCGCCCGACCGTCCCGACGAGCAATGCGAGAACTGCCGGACGCGTTCGGACCCGACAGTCGAAACCCGCTCGGTTCCGCTCGTGACGCTCCCCCTCGGTGCGACCCGGGACCGCGTCGTCGGCACGCTGTCGGTAGCCGACGCGCTCGACGGCGACCACGAGTTCGACCCCGGCCTGCTTGCCCGCGCGAACCGCGGCATCCTCTATGTCGACGAGGTGAATCTGCTGGACGACCACCTCGTCGACGTACTCCTCGACGCCGCCGCGAGCGGCCAGAACCGGGTCGAGCGCGACGGCGTCACTGTCACCCACCCCGCCGAGTTCACACTTGTCGGGACCATGAACCCCGAGGAGGGCGACCTGCGCCCACAGTTGCGGGACCGCTTTGCCCTCCAGACCGAAGTGTCTGCCTGCGAGGACCTTGACGACCGTGTCGCCATCATTGACCAAGCACTCGGGGAAGGCGATGACGAAGAGAGACAGACCGAACCGGACCGCAGTCCGGGCGAGCGCCTGCGGACCGCCCGCGACCTGCTCCCGGGGGTCGACCTCGCCCGCGAGTTCCGCGAACAGATCGCCGAACTCTGCCGGGACGCCGGCCTCGACGGCCATCGCGGTGACATCGCCACGGCGCGAGCGGCCCGGACGTTTGCCGCGCTGGACGGGCGGACGACAGTTCTCGAATCAGATATCGAGCGTGCCGCCGAGTTCGCCCTGCCCCACCGGCTCACCTCTCGACCGTTCGAGGACGCGCCGGACGTAGACGACGTGCTCGACGACCATTTCGAGGACGAGGAGGGCGACTCCGAGCAAGAGTCCGCCGATAGCGGAGAAAGCGATGATGAAGAAGGTGACGCAAACGGCGACGAGGAAGAAGCGGCCGACGGCGAACCGGAAAATGGCGGGAGCGACCCTGCAGGCAATGAGGATAGGAGCGAACAGCAGGAACAGCAGCCAGACAACGGAGAACAGTCCAACGATGACGGCGACGAGGAGTCGGGCGAGCGCGGCGAGCAGCCGACGCCCGCGTCGGCCGACAGCGACGGTGAACGGCAGGAAGCAGAGGCCGGCGACGGCGAAGGGGAAGCTGGAGACGAGGGCGAGGAGGGGGAGTCCGACCCCGAAAACGCCACCCCGCTGCTGCCGGGCCAGTCCCGCGCCGCAGTCGGCGACAGCGGCGCACCCGACGTGGACGCCCCGTCGGTCGACACAGACGGCGGGAGCGCAAGCGGCCGTGCGAGCGCGACGGGAACGAAACGCGGCGCAACGGTCCGTACCGAGCGTGCCGGCCGCGACGACGAGGTCGACGCCGCGGCGTCGGTCCGGGCGGCGGCCAGTCGCGGGAGCGGCCGTGTCGAGTCACGGGACCTTCGGAAGTCCGTTCGCGCAGGCGACGCCGAAACGCTGGTGGTGTTCGCCGTCGACGCGAGCGCGTCAATGCGCCCGGCGATGAAAGCCGCGAAAGGGACTGTCTTGGAACTGCTGAAAGACGCCTATCAGGCCCGTGACCAGGTCGCGTTCGTCACCTTCGCTGGCGAGGGCGCGGACGTGGTACTCCCGCCGACTGACAGCGTCTCACTGGCGGCGCGCCACCTCAAAGACCTCCCCACGGGCGACCGGACGCCGCTGCCGGACGGACTGACAGCCGCTCGCGAGGTACTCGACCGGGCGGACCCGGACGCCGGCGTCGTCATTGTCGTAACCGACGGGCGGGCGAACACCGCCGACGGGAGTCCGGTCGCAGCGACCAGAACCGCGGCGCGGGCGCTTGGTGAAGCAGCCAACCGGACCGTTGTCGTGAATGCCGGCGAAGCGGGGCGCGCTGGGTTGCTCGACCTCGTTGCAGAGGAAACGGACGCGTCAGTAGTCTCACTGGACGCGCTGACCGCCGAGCGCGTCAATGCCGTCGCCGGCGACCAATAG
- a CDS encoding CbtB domain-containing protein codes for MQDDTDTKHATDSVYDRIERAKASLTGPQIAIAVALVAALGFTLLFVQDPMLHDSLHNFRHSAGITCH; via the coding sequence ATGCAGGATGACACTGATACCAAACACGCTACGGATAGCGTGTACGACCGTATCGAACGCGCCAAAGCGTCGCTGACCGGCCCACAGATCGCTATCGCCGTCGCGCTGGTGGCGGCGCTCGGCTTCACGCTGCTGTTCGTGCAAGACCCAATGTTGCACGACTCACTGCACAACTTCCGACACAGCGCCGGCATCACCTGCCACTGA
- a CDS encoding CbtA family protein has translation MATDYLERGAMAGVAGGLVYGLFVATVGNAFTAGLETFEHSHGGGGPVVSELTTTVVSIGGGVLWGLLFGVAAFGMAYFFLEPAIPGSGATKRLALAGAGFLTVSGAPWLVLPPQPPGVEQALGTETRLAWYAGLMALGALVAVLAGLAYQRTARHHTAVRLGAMALPLALLAVPVVLAPANPVHGDVPAALVAAYRWTVVFGQLVLWATIAGVHTWLGENDTTAADELDYPATAD, from the coding sequence ATGGCAACTGACTACCTCGAACGCGGCGCGATGGCCGGCGTGGCCGGCGGGCTGGTCTACGGCCTGTTCGTCGCGACGGTCGGGAACGCCTTCACCGCTGGACTGGAGACGTTCGAACACAGCCACGGCGGGGGTGGCCCCGTCGTCTCCGAACTCACGACGACCGTCGTAAGCATCGGCGGCGGCGTCCTCTGGGGCCTGCTGTTCGGCGTCGCAGCGTTCGGGATGGCGTATTTCTTCCTCGAACCTGCAATCCCCGGTTCGGGCGCGACGAAGCGACTGGCGCTTGCGGGAGCCGGCTTTCTCACTGTCTCCGGCGCACCGTGGCTCGTCTTGCCGCCACAGCCGCCGGGCGTCGAACAGGCGCTCGGGACAGAGACGCGCCTCGCCTGGTACGCCGGCCTGATGGCACTGGGGGCGCTGGTCGCAGTGCTCGCCGGGCTTGCGTATCAGCGGACGGCACGCCACCACACCGCCGTTCGACTCGGAGCCATGGCGCTGCCGCTCGCACTGCTCGCGGTTCCGGTCGTGCTCGCACCGGCAAACCCAGTCCACGGTGACGTGCCTGCCGCGCTCGTCGCGGCCTACCGCTGGACGGTCGTGTTCGGCCAGCTAGTGCTGTGGGCCACCATCGCTGGTGTGCACACGTGGCTCGGCGAGAACGACACCACCGCTGCGGACGAGTTGGACTATCCCGCGACAGCAGACTGA